In Thermospira aquatica, the following proteins share a genomic window:
- a CDS encoding YbaB/EbfC family nucleoid-associated protein, producing the protein MGAFDQLKDLAKMQQAAKEAEKIMEELRATGVSRKGYVKVTLDGKKGLKNIEFSDDAMKITPDELAKCVKEAHKAAGKEIDKLVKQKMKNSGFADFFKE; encoded by the coding sequence ATGGGTGCTTTTGATCAGTTGAAGGATCTGGCAAAAATGCAACAGGCTGCGAAAGAGGCTGAAAAAATCATGGAAGAGCTTCGAGCAACAGGGGTATCTCGTAAGGGATATGTTAAGGTGACCCTCGATGGCAAAAAGGGGCTCAAGAATATTGAATTTTCTGATGATGCTATGAAGATTACCCCCGATGAGCTGGCAAAATGTGTGAAGGAAGCTCACAAGGCTGCCGGCAAGGAGATAGACAAACTTGTCAAGCAAAAGATGAAGAATAGTGGGTTTGCTGATTTCTTCAAGGAATAG
- the recR gene encoding recombination mediator RecR, which yields MNDPLHRFVEAWSRVPGIGTRLAERMGLFFLGQSVEYCRRLADALIHLREQTHICQVCGNFSDGEVCAICEDETRDRSVICVVETPLDITYIEATKKFHGLYHVLGGVISPLHGITPSKLRIEELVARVEQGKVEEIFFATSPTTEGDATAQYVRERLAGYGLRFTVLARGVPIGVFLPQTGTQSLSEAIVSREEMK from the coding sequence ATGAACGACCCCCTTCACCGTTTTGTTGAGGCGTGGAGCCGTGTTCCCGGGATAGGAACACGGCTGGCTGAACGGATGGGACTTTTTTTTCTGGGGCAATCTGTGGAGTATTGTCGAAGGCTGGCTGATGCTTTGATACATCTTCGAGAACAGACGCATATTTGTCAGGTGTGTGGGAATTTTTCCGATGGTGAGGTGTGTGCCATCTGTGAAGATGAAACAAGGGATCGTTCGGTTATATGTGTAGTTGAAACACCTCTCGACATTACCTATATCGAAGCGACAAAAAAGTTCCATGGTCTTTACCATGTTCTTGGGGGTGTGATTTCTCCTCTTCATGGGATAACTCCTTCCAAGCTACGAATTGAGGAACTGGTAGCTCGAGTTGAGCAAGGAAAAGTAGAAGAGATTTTTTTTGCCACGAGTCCGACAACGGAGGGGGATGCAACAGCGCAGTATGTACGGGAGAGACTTGCTGGCTATGGTCTTCGTTTTACTGTTTTGGCTCGTGGTGTTCCGATTGGGGTGTTCTTGCCTCAAACGGGGACACAGAGTCTCTCTGAGGCTATTGTTTCCCGGGAGGAGATGAAGTAA
- a CDS encoding right-handed parallel beta-helix repeat-containing protein yields MFGVQVHGARTNESNTSAPASTNFTTAYDELLFQGTASVGATYSITAVKFRTNGGEWENASGTTTWSFTAVLPLLTNLVDVIAIASSGKTNMISVKAVRDIAIFVSKGGDDANDGISANKSVKTIQVGISRAVQYNIPRVKVASGVYEPGDGLESSEAGVYITNISGFILEGGYDPDFTMTNMATSLDGKDTLKHVMVVSNARNILVNNFVVRNGKANGSGIHACGGGLLLYETTNTILTNMIISNNKANFNGGGVYVASSHTNVILGDLYANSATNVGGGMGNISSNGLGGGVYLTISLSNRIGGEIFSNEAGSGGGIYFNSSPTNTLSADVHHNRAMSGAYGGGVYFKNSVIFFDNTTNRGNIGYGIYTNNSVFENFDGVIWGTGSDANTPDNVGP; encoded by the coding sequence TTGTTCGGTGTCCAAGTCCACGGAGCAAGGACAAACGAATCCAACACCTCAGCGCCTGCAAGTACCAATTTTACGACGGCTTATGATGAGCTTTTGTTTCAAGGTACCGCATCCGTTGGAGCCACATATAGTATCACAGCGGTCAAGTTTCGTACCAATGGTGGGGAATGGGAAAACGCCTCTGGCACAACAACATGGTCATTTACGGCGGTTTTACCACTTCTAACCAACCTGGTAGATGTTATCGCCATTGCAAGTAGTGGGAAAACCAATATGATAAGTGTGAAAGCTGTTCGAGATATTGCCATCTTTGTGAGCAAGGGGGGAGATGATGCGAACGACGGAATCAGTGCCAACAAATCGGTAAAAACCATTCAGGTAGGGATTAGCCGAGCCGTCCAGTACAATATTCCTCGTGTGAAGGTGGCTTCCGGGGTTTATGAACCAGGGGATGGACTTGAAAGTAGTGAAGCAGGGGTATATATTACGAACATTTCCGGATTTATCCTGGAAGGAGGGTATGATCCTGATTTTACTATGACCAACATGGCAACTTCTCTTGATGGCAAAGATACTCTTAAGCATGTGATGGTTGTGTCTAATGCGCGTAATATTTTGGTAAACAACTTTGTTGTAAGAAATGGAAAAGCTAATGGTTCAGGAATTCATGCCTGTGGTGGTGGTCTCCTTCTCTATGAGACGACGAATACCATACTTACCAACATGATCATCTCCAACAACAAGGCAAATTTTAATGGGGGAGGGGTTTACGTAGCAAGTTCTCATACGAATGTTATCCTTGGTGATCTGTATGCAAATAGTGCAACAAATGTGGGAGGGGGTATGGGGAATATTAGTAGCAATGGTCTTGGAGGGGGGGTATATTTGACGATCTCTCTTTCAAATCGTATAGGCGGAGAAATTTTTAGTAACGAGGCGGGAAGTGGTGGTGGTATCTACTTCAACTCTTCTCCTACAAATACCTTGTCCGCAGATGTGCATCATAATAGGGCAATGTCAGGTGCATATGGGGGAGGAGTCTATTTCAAAAACTCTGTGATTTTCTTTGACAATACGACCAACAGGGGAAATATAGGGTATGGGATTTATACCAACAATAGTGTCTTTGAGAATTTTGATGGGGTGATCTGGGGAACAGGAAGTGATGCCAATACCCCTGATAATGTTGGACCGTAG
- the carB gene encoding carbamoyl-phosphate synthase large subunit, which produces MPKRTDIHKILIIGSGPIVIGQACEFDYSGTQACKALREEGYEVILVNSNPATIMTDPEIADRTYIEPIDPEIIEKIIARERPDALLPTLGGQTALNTAVILYESGVLQKYGVEMIGAQYHAIKKGEDRAEFNKAMERIGLKVPVSRVVHSLEEALEVMHYIGFPAIIRPAYTLGGTGGGIAYNQEEFVDIVKKGLELSLKSEVQIDRSLIGWKEYELEVMRDKNDNVVVICSIENFDPMGVHTGDSITVAPAQTLTDQEYQRLRDYAIAIIREIGVETGGSNIQFAVNPKDGEVVVIEMNPRVSRSSALASKATGFPIAKIAAKLSVGYTLDEIQNDITKETPASFEPTLDYVVVKVPRFNFEKFKGTIPVLGTQMQSVGEVMSIGRTFKEAFQKALRSLEKGWRGWEKSGMVNFDADMLIEEKLRIPSPDRVLYIKDAFLRGWSIERVYELSGIDPWFLKQLVEILEVEKVYSQRTLDSLTLEDFKEIKQYGFSDAQIAEWYGVGEVDVRQKRQSLGVLPTYKLVDTCAAEFEARTPYYYSTYEDEDEVRFSPKEKVMILGSGPNRIGQGVEFDYACVHAAFALRDMGYESIMVNSNPETVSTDYDTSDRLYFEPLTFEDVMNIYEKEKPLGVILQFGGQTPLKLAKSLEAAGVPILGTSSEAIDIAEDRDRFRDLVERLGFKQPPSAIARNIHEVADLAEKVGYPILARPSYVLGGRAMVILYNREDLERYLQEEIEALKDGPVLIDKFLDDAQEVDVDALGDGEDIVIAGIMQHIEEAGIHSGDSAMVLPPVSLSKEMVDTIIHQTIAMGKALKVKGLMNVQYAIKDNELYFIEVNPRASRTVPFVSKATGRPWAKLATQIVMGRATIKSLGLPLYEKPHFVSVKEVVIPFQKFPKADVILGPEMKSTGEVMGIDRNFARAFIKAEMAAGDTYPTSGNVLITVNDRDKPKIVDAARRLVEMGYHILATENTAKYLKENQIPCEMVFKLGQGRPDILDLLKNHQIHMILNTPASSKAHHDDAYIRRQAIQNHIPLITTVSAIYAAVEALAERGKSLDVQAIQEYYKEKMK; this is translated from the coding sequence ATGCCGAAAAGAACGGATATCCATAAAATTCTTATCATAGGTTCTGGTCCGATTGTTATTGGTCAGGCGTGTGAATTTGATTATTCTGGAACTCAGGCGTGTAAAGCTCTGCGAGAGGAAGGGTACGAGGTTATTCTGGTAAACTCAAACCCGGCGACTATCATGACCGATCCTGAGATTGCTGATAGGACGTATATTGAACCTATAGACCCTGAGATTATCGAAAAGATCATTGCCAGGGAACGACCGGATGCTCTTTTGCCTACCCTGGGTGGACAAACGGCTCTGAATACGGCAGTTATACTCTATGAGAGTGGCGTTCTGCAAAAGTATGGGGTTGAGATGATTGGTGCTCAATACCATGCGATCAAAAAGGGTGAAGACCGTGCCGAGTTTAACAAAGCCATGGAACGTATTGGACTCAAAGTGCCAGTCAGTCGTGTGGTGCATTCGCTGGAAGAGGCTCTCGAGGTGATGCATTATATTGGTTTTCCTGCTATCATTCGCCCTGCCTATACCCTGGGAGGAACAGGTGGTGGTATTGCCTATAACCAGGAAGAATTTGTTGATATTGTGAAAAAGGGACTTGAACTTTCGTTGAAAAGCGAAGTCCAGATCGATCGTTCGCTCATAGGCTGGAAGGAATATGAGCTTGAGGTGATGCGAGATAAAAATGATAATGTGGTTGTTATCTGTTCGATTGAGAACTTTGATCCCATGGGAGTACATACGGGGGATTCGATTACGGTAGCGCCAGCACAAACACTTACCGATCAAGAGTATCAACGGCTCCGAGATTATGCTATAGCTATTATACGTGAGATTGGTGTGGAGACAGGGGGATCAAATATTCAGTTTGCGGTAAACCCAAAAGATGGGGAAGTTGTGGTGATCGAGATGAATCCCCGTGTCTCGAGAAGTTCTGCGCTGGCATCGAAAGCGACTGGATTTCCTATAGCCAAGATTGCTGCCAAACTTTCGGTAGGCTATACCCTCGATGAGATCCAGAATGATATCACCAAAGAGACACCTGCGTCCTTTGAACCAACCCTTGACTATGTAGTGGTGAAAGTGCCCCGTTTTAATTTTGAGAAGTTTAAGGGAACGATTCCGGTGTTGGGAACTCAAATGCAATCGGTGGGTGAGGTGATGTCTATCGGTCGTACCTTTAAAGAAGCCTTTCAAAAGGCACTTCGCTCTCTCGAGAAGGGATGGAGAGGCTGGGAAAAAAGTGGTATGGTTAATTTTGACGCTGATATGCTTATAGAAGAAAAACTCAGAATCCCCAGCCCTGATAGGGTTTTATATATCAAGGATGCTTTCCTTCGTGGGTGGTCTATTGAGCGAGTCTATGAACTTTCTGGTATTGATCCCTGGTTTTTGAAACAACTTGTTGAGATCCTTGAAGTTGAGAAGGTTTATTCTCAGAGGACGCTCGATTCCCTTACGTTAGAAGATTTTAAAGAAATAAAACAGTACGGCTTTTCCGACGCCCAGATAGCGGAGTGGTATGGTGTTGGAGAAGTGGATGTTCGTCAGAAGCGTCAGTCTCTTGGGGTATTGCCCACTTACAAGCTGGTGGACACCTGTGCTGCAGAGTTTGAAGCAAGAACCCCTTACTATTATTCCACGTACGAAGATGAAGATGAAGTGCGCTTTTCTCCTAAAGAGAAGGTGATGATTCTCGGGAGTGGACCCAATCGTATCGGTCAGGGGGTCGAATTTGATTATGCCTGTGTGCATGCGGCCTTTGCTCTTCGGGACATGGGCTACGAGAGCATCATGGTGAATTCCAATCCAGAAACAGTCTCCACAGACTATGATACCTCAGACAGGCTTTACTTTGAGCCGTTAACCTTTGAGGATGTGATGAATATCTATGAAAAAGAAAAACCTCTTGGGGTTATCCTTCAGTTTGGTGGACAAACCCCGCTTAAGCTCGCAAAATCTTTAGAGGCGGCTGGTGTTCCTATTCTGGGGACCTCAAGTGAAGCCATTGATATAGCTGAGGATAGAGATCGTTTTCGTGATCTCGTGGAAAGGCTGGGATTTAAACAACCGCCTTCTGCCATTGCGCGAAATATTCACGAAGTGGCTGATCTTGCCGAGAAGGTGGGATATCCTATTCTTGCGCGTCCTTCGTATGTGCTTGGAGGCCGGGCTATGGTGATCCTTTACAACCGTGAGGATCTGGAACGCTACCTTCAGGAAGAGATAGAGGCGCTTAAAGATGGGCCTGTTCTTATCGATAAATTTCTCGATGATGCCCAGGAAGTGGATGTGGATGCCTTGGGGGATGGTGAAGATATCGTGATAGCGGGAATCATGCAACATATCGAGGAGGCAGGTATCCATTCGGGAGATTCTGCGATGGTTCTCCCACCCGTCTCTCTTTCAAAGGAGATGGTGGATACGATTATTCATCAGACGATTGCCATGGGCAAGGCACTGAAGGTGAAGGGGCTTATGAATGTACAGTATGCTATCAAGGATAATGAGCTCTACTTTATTGAGGTGAATCCCCGTGCTTCCCGTACCGTGCCTTTTGTAAGCAAGGCTACAGGGAGACCGTGGGCAAAATTGGCTACTCAGATAGTGATGGGAAGGGCTACGATTAAAAGCCTTGGTCTTCCTCTGTATGAAAAACCCCATTTTGTTTCCGTGAAAGAAGTGGTGATTCCTTTTCAGAAATTTCCTAAGGCGGATGTTATTTTGGGACCGGAGATGAAATCTACCGGTGAAGTTATGGGGATTGATAGAAACTTTGCTCGTGCCTTTATCAAGGCTGAGATGGCGGCAGGAGATACCTATCCTACAAGTGGCAATGTCCTGATTACTGTGAATGATAGAGATAAACCTAAGATTGTTGATGCAGCTCGCAGACTTGTTGAGATGGGATACCATATTCTTGCAACAGAGAATACAGCTAAATATCTCAAGGAAAACCAAATCCCCTGCGAGATGGTATTTAAGTTGGGACAGGGTAGGCCAGATATTCTTGACTTGTTAAAAAATCATCAGATACATATGATTCTCAATACCCCCGCAAGTTCGAAGGCGCACCACGATGATGCGTATATCCGCCGGCAGGCAATCCAGAATCATATCCCATTGATTACAACTGTTTCGGCGATTTATGCAGCGGTAGAGGCACTTGCCGAAAGAGGGAAAAGTCTTGATGTTCAAGCGATCCAGGAGTACTACAAGGAGAAGATGAAATAA
- a CDS encoding OmpA family protein: MKVMKKMWIVLGLFPALAGAIVDGSQWIYLGVTPAGSGNGYAGVTSDERSSYLFLNPAAPAYVQRLNLSLQVGISPWQSLVNGSFSMPIPTGVLSVGGKLLNGPESLGGVNGFFVGFSKAIDRYLSFGFDGYMMVHGAGSNQMDIAVGGDIGAIVRLRKSFAPFDKGIGFKDNVVGITLKGLGKPAQVLADTPVPAIGIRGGISGTWMDYGWLKAQTGTELNLDVWPFQVYGIGYTTFSIVDHLYLRGGLVLGNNGLGWFGNGVNFYTLGASFAYKINEVPFEVFYSYNPVTLNNTSSAMHMAGVQVAFGYIDEKPPVVDFKVASSDLVDGVYYFSPNYDGNKDVVELAVNIKDESLVQKWEVKIYNENNEVVRSFRSEEERDIGLDFVRFWKKLWAKKAAVPVPEKIVWDGTSDKGTLVPEGKYFVVMTARDEINNQGTSSTNALVLDVTAPSGSIALYDRIFSPDGDGNKDVLKLDQQVSSSDRWRAELRNASGDVVLSWTWQTNIPSSLTWDGTDAKGQLLSDGVYDYLLYGEDLAGNKTILSAKGIVLTTQKQSLFVNLDKQSFSALKGQTVSFQPMVSERQGIEKWSAEIGNDLGEVVYRWEGKADLPTNFTWDGKDEQKKVVKDGPYTFKMKVVYESGHMPEAESRVILDNTPPAFTFEFDPPLFSPDNDGENDTLYIHLLTEDPQNVKQWEMVILDPDKKPFKIFKGEGNPAPTIRWDGRSDNGELVESAQDYTVRLTVEDTVGNTLTTNAGVIPVDILVEQTELGLRIRINSIEFEFGKANLRSAKMPILDRLAQILKKYSAYEIEVHGHTDNIGSEQRNLELSLQRAQAVKDYLVKKGIPARRMTTKGFGFQYPVADNATEEGRRKNRRVEFILIKK, translated from the coding sequence ATGAAGGTGATGAAAAAAATGTGGATTGTATTGGGGTTGTTTCCAGCTTTAGCAGGGGCTATTGTTGATGGAAGTCAGTGGATTTATCTTGGGGTGACTCCAGCAGGTTCGGGAAATGGGTATGCAGGTGTTACTTCGGATGAGAGGAGTAGTTATCTCTTTTTGAATCCTGCCGCTCCAGCCTATGTTCAAAGACTTAATCTTTCTCTTCAGGTGGGTATTTCTCCCTGGCAGTCGCTTGTGAATGGGAGTTTTTCTATGCCTATTCCAACTGGTGTGCTCTCTGTGGGGGGAAAACTCCTGAATGGACCGGAGAGTCTTGGTGGAGTGAATGGTTTTTTTGTTGGTTTTAGCAAGGCTATTGATCGTTATCTTTCTTTTGGTTTTGATGGGTATATGATGGTTCATGGTGCCGGTTCTAATCAGATGGATATTGCTGTTGGAGGGGATATTGGTGCTATTGTGCGTCTGCGGAAAAGCTTTGCTCCTTTTGATAAAGGGATAGGTTTTAAGGATAACGTGGTTGGGATTACCCTCAAGGGATTGGGGAAGCCAGCGCAGGTTCTTGCTGATACCCCGGTTCCCGCTATTGGAATACGGGGTGGTATATCAGGCACATGGATGGACTATGGATGGTTGAAGGCTCAGACAGGGACAGAACTCAATCTGGATGTATGGCCATTTCAAGTTTATGGAATTGGCTATACCACCTTTTCGATTGTTGATCATCTTTATCTGCGAGGGGGACTGGTGCTTGGAAACAACGGGTTGGGGTGGTTCGGAAATGGCGTGAATTTTTATACTCTGGGTGCGTCGTTTGCCTACAAGATCAACGAGGTGCCTTTTGAGGTTTTTTACTCTTATAACCCTGTAACACTCAATAACACTTCTTCAGCTATGCATATGGCAGGTGTTCAGGTAGCGTTTGGTTATATTGATGAAAAGCCTCCTGTTGTAGATTTCAAGGTAGCCTCCTCTGATCTGGTTGATGGAGTATACTACTTTTCTCCAAATTATGATGGCAATAAAGATGTTGTTGAGCTTGCGGTCAATATAAAAGACGAAAGCCTTGTACAAAAGTGGGAAGTCAAGATCTACAATGAGAACAATGAGGTAGTTCGCAGCTTCCGTTCTGAAGAGGAGCGCGATATAGGTCTTGATTTTGTTCGGTTCTGGAAAAAGCTCTGGGCGAAAAAAGCAGCCGTTCCGGTTCCTGAAAAGATTGTCTGGGATGGGACCTCGGATAAGGGGACACTTGTACCGGAAGGGAAGTACTTTGTGGTCATGACAGCCCGGGATGAGATCAATAACCAGGGAACATCTTCAACGAATGCTCTTGTTTTGGATGTCACAGCTCCATCGGGAAGTATAGCCCTGTATGATAGGATCTTTTCTCCTGATGGGGATGGCAACAAAGATGTTTTAAAACTTGATCAGCAGGTATCTTCTTCGGATCGATGGAGAGCAGAGCTCCGTAACGCAAGTGGCGATGTGGTGCTCTCCTGGACTTGGCAGACGAATATTCCTTCTTCTCTTACCTGGGATGGGACGGATGCCAAAGGACAACTTCTTTCGGATGGTGTGTATGATTATTTGTTGTATGGTGAGGATCTTGCGGGGAATAAGACTATCCTTTCAGCGAAGGGAATTGTGCTTACCACACAGAAACAGTCTCTCTTTGTGAATTTAGACAAACAATCTTTTTCTGCGCTCAAAGGACAGACAGTAAGCTTCCAGCCAATGGTTTCTGAGCGACAGGGGATCGAGAAATGGTCGGCTGAGATAGGAAATGACCTCGGTGAAGTGGTTTACCGTTGGGAAGGGAAGGCTGATTTGCCTACCAACTTCACATGGGACGGAAAAGATGAACAAAAGAAAGTGGTAAAGGATGGTCCTTATACCTTCAAGATGAAGGTAGTGTATGAGAGCGGCCATATGCCAGAGGCAGAATCAAGGGTGATTCTGGATAACACACCTCCTGCTTTCACTTTTGAGTTTGACCCGCCCCTTTTCTCCCCTGATAATGATGGTGAAAATGACACTCTTTATATTCATCTTTTAACAGAAGATCCTCAGAATGTGAAACAGTGGGAGATGGTGATTCTCGATCCGGACAAAAAGCCCTTTAAGATATTTAAAGGTGAGGGGAATCCTGCACCCACGATCCGCTGGGATGGCCGCTCTGACAATGGAGAATTGGTAGAGTCTGCTCAGGATTATACTGTGAGACTCACTGTTGAGGATACCGTGGGGAACACTCTAACGACGAATGCGGGTGTGATTCCTGTGGATATCCTTGTGGAACAAACGGAGCTTGGTTTACGTATTCGTATCAATAGTATTGAGTTCGAGTTTGGCAAAGCAAACCTGAGGAGTGCCAAGATGCCAATCCTTGATCGTTTGGCCCAGATTCTCAAAAAATACAGTGCCTATGAGATCGAAGTTCATGGACATACGGATAATATTGGAAGTGAACAGAGAAATCTCGAGCTTTCTCTCCAGCGTGCACAGGCTGTAAAAGATTATCTTGTGAAGAAGGGTATTCCGGCTCGTCGTATGACGACAAAAGGTTTTGGTTTCCAGTATCCAGTTGCAGATAATGCAACCGAAGAGGGCCGACGAAAGAATCGCCGTGTGGAGTTCATCCTTATTAAGAAGTAA
- a CDS encoding cupin domain-containing protein, whose amino-acid sequence MVYRFADHKRETREKMRGGEGVISLTHLIPEERLHHARLVARIEVPVGASIGYHYHESEVEYYIILEGHGEVIEGEKVTSVDVGDVVVTGPQEGHAIRNVGSEPLVFLAIIQKL is encoded by the coding sequence ATGGTGTATCGCTTTGCAGATCATAAAAGAGAAACACGAGAGAAGATGCGAGGAGGTGAGGGAGTTATCTCCCTCACCCATCTTATTCCTGAGGAGAGGCTTCATCATGCCCGCCTGGTGGCACGAATTGAGGTTCCTGTAGGGGCAAGTATTGGTTATCATTATCATGAGTCAGAGGTGGAGTACTATATCATCCTTGAGGGTCATGGTGAGGTTATCGAGGGGGAAAAAGTGACATCAGTAGACGTGGGGGATGTGGTGGTCACAGGTCCACAAGAAGGACATGCTATTCGCAACGTGGGTTCTGAGCCTCTGGTGTTTTTGGCCATTATTCAAAAGCTTTGA
- a CDS encoding iron-containing alcohol dehydrogenase: MDNWQWRTPPVFFGWGCTHSELLSFLSFRGKRWAVCMGSHFLQREWSHWQEVAHDYGLEVEAFVVRGGEPTVPQVDELTMRVKAYQPDGIVGIGGGTVLDTAKAVAAMVVHPGSVGDYLEEVGTKKLFSQPLPWVGVPTTAGTGSESTKNSVIIVPEKRVKRSLRHDMLWSQGVFLDPALTLSQPWEVTVNAGLDAFTHLLEAAVSKKFHPFALALADRFLGDIIEGLSCLKEHPEDREAREKLLVASNAGGMALANGGLGSVHGFAATLGGMTDIPHGRVCGIILDHVVEVNRRYTERYEMLALVKHHGGSEGFVHFLSQWKKMLGVDTDFRRWNLALDPVEIVRLSTSSSMKANPADVPASDWIAMWKNLL, encoded by the coding sequence ATGGATAACTGGCAGTGGCGGACCCCTCCTGTGTTTTTTGGATGGGGGTGTACACACAGTGAGCTTCTCTCATTTCTTTCTTTTCGAGGAAAACGGTGGGCTGTGTGTATGGGCTCTCACTTTCTCCAAAGGGAGTGGTCGCACTGGCAAGAGGTGGCTCATGATTATGGATTAGAGGTTGAGGCTTTTGTAGTGAGGGGTGGTGAACCAACGGTTCCCCAGGTGGATGAGCTTACCATGAGGGTGAAAGCGTATCAACCGGATGGGATAGTAGGTATTGGGGGTGGAACTGTCCTTGATACAGCCAAGGCTGTAGCTGCTATGGTGGTTCATCCTGGGAGTGTGGGAGACTACCTCGAAGAGGTAGGAACGAAAAAGCTTTTTTCTCAACCTCTTCCCTGGGTTGGAGTTCCGACGACAGCAGGAACAGGATCAGAATCTACCAAGAATTCGGTCATAATTGTTCCTGAAAAAAGGGTAAAACGTTCCTTGCGCCATGATATGCTCTGGTCTCAGGGTGTCTTTCTTGATCCAGCTCTTACCCTTTCGCAGCCCTGGGAAGTAACGGTAAATGCCGGACTTGATGCCTTTACCCATCTGTTGGAGGCTGCGGTAAGCAAGAAATTTCACCCTTTTGCTCTTGCTTTAGCTGATCGATTTCTTGGAGATATTATTGAGGGACTTTCTTGTTTGAAAGAACATCCTGAGGATAGAGAAGCACGAGAGAAGCTTCTTGTCGCAAGTAACGCGGGAGGGATGGCATTGGCAAATGGAGGGCTGGGATCGGTACACGGCTTTGCTGCGACACTAGGAGGTATGACAGATATTCCCCATGGAAGGGTGTGCGGGATAATTCTTGATCATGTGGTAGAGGTAAATAGACGCTATACTGAGAGATATGAGATGCTTGCGCTAGTAAAACACCACGGAGGAAGTGAAGGGTTTGTCCATTTTCTTTCTCAGTGGAAAAAGATGCTCGGTGTAGATACAGATTTTCGGCGCTGGAATCTTGCCCTCGACCCGGTGGAGATTGTGAGGCTTTCTACCAGTTCGAGTATGAAGGCTAACCCTGCTGACGTGCCGGCTTCCGATTGGATAGCTATGTGGAAAAATCTCTTGTGA